In Acidobacteriota bacterium, the DNA window GGCGAGACCCCGTTTGATGGAGGCTTCCAGACATGGTCTGGTGTAGAAGAACCCCTCGGGTGTGCGTTCGCCGGTCAAGAACTCTCGGTCGCTTTCGTCGACGTCGCTGGTGACGAGGTTGGCGCCAAGCGAGTCTGTGCGGGCGATGATGAGCGTCGAAACCCCCGACACGTCGGCTGCCAGCCGGGCGGCGGTGAGCGTGCGGATGTGTTGCTGGGTAGGCACCAGCACCTTGCCGCCCATGTGGCCACACTTCTTCTCAGCTGCAAGCTGATCTTCGTAGTGCACCGCAGCGGCGCCTGCCTTGATGTAGCTCTTGGCGAGTTCGAAGGCGTTGAGCTGGCCGCCGAATCCGGCTTCTGCGTCGGCGACAATCGGCACGAACCACTCGCGGCCGCCAGACTTGCCGTTGCTCTCTGACCACTCGATTTGATCGGCCCGCTGCAGGGCGTTGTTGATGCGGCGCACCAGAGCCGGTCCTGAGTTTGCCGGGTACAGCGACTGATCGGGGTACACCTCTTCTGCAATGTTGGCATCGCCGGCGACCTGCCAGCCTGACAGGTAAATTGCTTTGAGACCCGCCTTCACCATCTGGACCGCCTGGCCGCCCGAAAGCGCCCCAAGTGCGTGCACGTAGGCCTCAGATTTCATGAGCTTCCAAAGCTGTTCGGCGCCACGTTTTGCGAGCGTGTGCTCAATCGTCACAGACCCCTGCAAGCGGACGACGTCCTGCGCGCTGTAGGTGCGTTCCACATCGTTCCACCGTGGTGATGAATGCCACTCGTTTTCGAGGCTGGCGGCCCGCCGTTCTGCTGTTGTCATGGTGTTTCCTTCCAGTGAACCAGTTCGGACTCAAGGAGGTCGTACGCGGGTAGCGTGAGGAACTCGGGGAAGTCCTCGGCAAGAGCAACCGTGTCGAGGAGCTGGGCAGCTTCGGCGAACCTGCCATCGACGAATCGTTGTTCCCCGACCTCGCTGCGGATCGCCCGCAGCTCTTCTTCGGCGATGTCACGAACCATCTTTCGGGTGACCATCCGGCCGTCCTCGAGCGGTGCGCCGTGTCTGGTCCACTGCCAAAGCTGCGACCTGCTGATCTCGGCTGTTGCGGCGTCTTCCATGAGGTTGTAGATCGCCGCGGCACCATTGCCACTCAGCCATGACGCCAGGTAGCGTATTGCGACATCCACGTTGGTTCGGACCCCTTGCTCGGTCACCGACCCACCGGGGACGTCGAAGGTGATGAGGTCCGATTGGGTGACGTGCACCTCAGTGCGCCGGCGCGTGACCTGGTTCGGCTTCGACCCGAGGGTTTTGGCGAAGATATCAGTGGCCAGCGGCACGAGATCGGGGTGGGCAACCCAGGTGCCGTCGTGGCCGGCCTTTGCCTCGCGTTCCTTGTCCTGACGAACCTTGGCGAACGCCCGTTTGTTGACACGCTCGTCACGCCGAGATGGAATGAACGCACTCATGCCGCCCATGGCGTGCGCACCCCGGCGATGACACGTTGCGATGAGGAGATCGGTGTAGGAGCACATGAAAGGCACCGTCATCGAGATGTCTGCGCGGTCGGGGAAGACGCTCTCCGGTCGGTTGCGAAA includes these proteins:
- the aceA gene encoding isocitrate lyase is translated as MTTAERRAASLENEWHSSPRWNDVERTYSAQDVVRLQGSVTIEHTLAKRGAEQLWKLMKSEAYVHALGALSGGQAVQMVKAGLKAIYLSGWQVAGDANIAEEVYPDQSLYPANSGPALVRRINNALQRADQIEWSESNGKSGGREWFVPIVADAEAGFGGQLNAFELAKSYIKAGAAAVHYEDQLAAEKKCGHMGGKVLVPTQQHIRTLTAARLAADVSGVSTLIIARTDSLGANLVTSDVDESDREFLTGERTPEGFFYTRPCLEASIKRGLAFAPFSDLIWCETSAPDLDVAARFAAAIKAEYPDKMLAYNCSPSFNWRAHLDDSTIARFQKELGAMGYAFQFITLAGFHALNASMFELANGYATRGMSAYVELQTDEFSMEGDGYTATRHQREVGAGYFDTVAQVISGGSSSTLALAGSTEEAQF